The genomic stretch ATGATCGGGGTTCTTTTCGCGATAACTTACTTTCCGGATTTGGTCCTGGTAACCACCAGGTATATCAAATAACTATCCAGCGTTCTTGTACATACAGGAGGAAAGCAATGACAAGAAAAGCACTGATGTTTCTCGTAATCCTGGGAATAGCAGGACTGCTGCTGACCGGATGCCTCAAAACGGAAGAACCGGTACAGCAGGTCCAGAGCTCTGAAGCGGAACAGGATTCAAACGCTCCGGAAATCGTAATAAAGATCGGTTTCGGCGGACCTGAAACCCTTCCCAATTATCGGGCGATCAAGGAACTTTTCAAGCCGGAAATAGAATCAAAGACCAACGGAAGGATAAAGGTCGAACTCTACCCGAGCTCCCAGCTTGGTGATGACGTGAAACTCATAGAATCCCTGCGGAGCGGAACCCTGGAGGCAGCAGGTCCGACAACCGCGCCTCTGGTAGGCATGGCCCCCGAGTTCGCCGTTTTCGACATCCCTTTTCTTTTTGAAAGCGGTGAAGTCGCAGATCAGATACTGGATGGAGAAATCGGCAGCAAGTTGAACAAGCTTCTTGAATCAAAGGGACTGTACAATCTGGCCTGGACAGAAATGGGATTCCGGCATGTTACAAACAGCGTTCATCCGATTACCAGCCCAAGTGATATCAAAGGCTTAAAAATCAGGACCATGGAAAATCCGATACACTTGGAAGCCTGGCGGCTCCTCGGTGCGAATCCTACCCCGATGCCGGTTTCCGAAGTCTTTACCGCCCTGCAGCAGCATGCAATCGACGGACAGGAGAATCCCGTTGTCGCGATCTACGGGTGGAAATTCTATGAGGTCAACAACTACATATCTCTTACCGGTCATGTATATTCACCCCTAACATTCCTTTACAGCAAGAAGCTCTTTGATTCCTACTCACCGGATGATCAGAAACTGATCAGGGAGGTTGCGTTGAAAACCGGTATTCGTGGCCGGGAAATTGCCAGAGCCGATGAAAGTTCTTACCTTGAAGAAATCAAAGAAGCAGGAGCTACAATTGTCGAGTTAACAGCTGCACAGAAACAGGCTTTTCAGGAAGTAACCCAACCGGTCTGGGACAGTGTAGCGGAAAAGGTAGGCGACGAACTGATCGAAGAGCTGAAGATGGCGCTCGCCAAGGTCACCCGC from Marispirochaeta aestuarii encodes the following:
- a CDS encoding TRAP transporter substrate-binding protein, which encodes MTRKALMFLVILGIAGLLLTGCLKTEEPVQQVQSSEAEQDSNAPEIVIKIGFGGPETLPNYRAIKELFKPEIESKTNGRIKVELYPSSQLGDDVKLIESLRSGTLEAAGPTTAPLVGMAPEFAVFDIPFLFESGEVADQILDGEIGSKLNKLLESKGLYNLAWTEMGFRHVTNSVHPITSPSDIKGLKIRTMENPIHLEAWRLLGANPTPMPVSEVFTALQQHAIDGQENPVVAIYGWKFYEVNNYISLTGHVYSPLTFLYSKKLFDSYSPDDQKLIREVALKTGIRGREIARADESSYLEEIKEAGATIVELTAAQKQAFQEVTQPVWDSVAEKVGDELIEELKMALAKVTR